From Musa acuminata AAA Group cultivar baxijiao chromosome BXJ3-8, Cavendish_Baxijiao_AAA, whole genome shotgun sequence, one genomic window encodes:
- the LOC103993746 gene encoding flavonoid 3',5'-hydroxylase 1, which translates to MQIDPFIAATAALCLVIHHLLRRFLHRSPSRLPLPPGPRGYPVLGALPLVGLQAHTGLARLAQRYGPIMYLKMGSCGCVVASDAGAARAFLKAHDAQFANRPNVISAMDVTYHRQNMVFADYGPKWKLLRKLCSLHLLGGKALADWAPVRRAEFGHMVVSMHRAAAEGRPVVLPEMLVCALANIIGQIVVSKRVFDVQGIESNHYKDMIVELLTGGGLFNIGDFVPAIAWMDLQRVQAKMRRVHVRFDAMVTKLLEEHETTKEERRGRPDFIDTIMANREGEDGETITDVNVKAIIFDLFTAGTDTSAVIVEWALAEMLKNPSILRRLQSEIDYVVGRGRMVQESDLPKLPYLHAVCKEALRLHPSTPLGLPHFSFEECEVNGYYIPGNTRLLVNIWAIGRDPAAWDDPLAFDPDRFVSGKAAKIDPQGNDFELIPFGAGRRICAGKLVGMVFVQYMLATLVHSFDWKLPEGEELDMEEKFGLALPKAVPVKALLSPRLATEAYI; encoded by the exons ATGCAAATCGACCCCTTCATCGCGGCAACCGCCGCGCTCTGCCTCGTCatccaccacctcctccgccgCTTCCTTCACAGGTCGCCCTCTCGCCTCCCCCTCCCGCCCGGCCCCCGAGGCTACCCTGTCCTCGGCGCTTTGCCCCTCGTCGGCCTCCAGGCGCACACCGGCCTAGCCCGCCTGGCCCAGCGCTACGGCCCCATTATGTACCTCAAGATGGGAAGCTGCGGCTGCGTCGTGGCATCTGACGCCGGCGCTGCCCGCGCCTTCCTCAAGGCCCACGACGCGCAGTTCGCCAACCGCCCGAACGTCATCAGCGCCATGGACGTCACCTATCACCGCCAGAACATGGTGTTCGCCGACTACGGCCCCAAGTGGAAGCTCCTCCGCAAGCTCTGCAGCCTCCACCTCCTGGGCGGCAAGGCGCTTGCCGACTGGGCCCCGGTGCGCCGCGCCGAGTTCGGCCACATGGTCGTGTCCATGCACCGAGCGGCCGCGGAGGGCCGCCCTGTGGTGCTGCCGGAGATGCTGGTGTGCGCCCTGGCCAACATCATTGGCCAGATAGTGGTGAGCAAGCGGGTGTTCGACGTCCAGGGCATCGAGTCGAACCATTACAAGGACATGATCGTGGAGCTGCTGACTGGGGGCGGGCTGTTCAACATCGGCGACTTCGTGCCGGCTATCGCGTGGATGGACCTGCAGCGGGTACAGGCGAAGATGCGGAGGGTGCATGTTCGGTTCGACGCCATGGTGACGAAGCTGTTGGAGGAGCACGAGACCACCAAGGAGGAGCGCAGAGGGAGGCCGGACTTCATCGACACTATCATGGCCAACAGGGAGGGAGAGGACGGCGAGACCATCACGGACGTCAACGTCAAGGCTATCATCTTT GACCTGTTCACAGCCGGCACCGACACGTCGGCGGTCATCGTGGAGTGGGCGCTGGCGGAGATGCTGAAGAACCCGAGCATCCTCCGCCGCCTGCAATCCGAGATCGACTACGTGGTGGGCCGAGGCCGCATGGTCCAGGAATCCGACCTGCCCAAGCTCCCCTACCTGCACGCGGTGTGCAAGGAAGCGCTGCGCCTGCACCCGTCCACACCTCTCGGCCTCCCCCACTTCTCCTTCGAGGAGTGCGAGGTGAACGGCTACTACATCCCCGGCAACACCCGCCTCCTCGTCAACATCTGGGCCATCGGGCGCGACCCCGCCGCGTGGGACGACCCCCTCGCGTTCGACCCCGACCGCTTCGTCTCCGGCAAGGCGGCCAAGATCGACCCGCAGGGCAACGACTTCGAGCTGATACCGTTCGGGGCCGGGCGGCGGATCTGCGCGGGGAAGCTCGTGGGCATGGTGTTCGTGCAGTACATGCTGGCGACGTTGGTGCACTCGTTCGACTGGAAGCTGCCGGAGGGGGAGGAGCTCGACATGGAGGAGAAGTTTGGGTTGGCGCTCCCCAAGGCTGTGCCTGTCAAGGCGCTTCTGAGCCCACGCTTGGCGACTGAAGCATACATTTGA
- the LOC135645496 gene encoding uncharacterized protein LOC135645496 gives MIDPAAQDKMQGNREASPGCPKDNASHSNSQESGNVVQQFPELKDGKDLPVCDFTKANNSMSWEPYAILNQGYSGPFYRQETLALPFPHPDFLMLRQVQLNAFENNVYPVTRDYPFPVENGFSYMPPVKMFSQVHPHKFQIQEFQYFVVIDFEATCDKERNPHPQEIIEFPSVLVNSATGQLEAVFQTYVRPAYHQHLTDFCKELTGIQQIQVDRGVPLSEALLMHDKWLEKKGIKHKNFAVVTWSNWDCRVMLESECKFKRIRKPPYFNRWINLKVPFQEMFHGVRCNLKEAVQLAGLTWEGRAHCGLDDARNTARLLVHLMDMGFKFSITNSLMSQTSEFPLKYETSRNILLDQNQHTQKPKELVGAPFQFHPFVSSGGKERQMFCYCGVLSSKCVVRKPGPTQGRCFFGCGNWTASRRAVCNYFAWASP, from the exons ATGATTGATCCGGCGGCCCAAG ATAAAATGCAAGGAAACCGTGAGGCATCCCCAGGATGCCCTAAAGATAATGCATCTCATTCGAACTCTCAAGAAAGTGGAAATGTTGTTCAACAGTTTCCTGAGCTAAAAGATGGAAAGGATTTACCTGTTTGTGATTTTACAAAAGCAAATAACTCAATGAGTTGGGAGCCCTATGCAATACTAAATCAAGGTTACAGTGGACCTTTCTACAGACAAGAAACACTTGCACTGCCATTTCCCCATCCTGATTTTTTAATGTTGCGGCAAGTCCAACTGAATGCTTTTGAGAACAATGTCTATCCAGTAACCCGGGATTATCCATTtcctgttgaaaacggatttagtTATATGCCACCAGTCAAGATGTTTTCTCAAGTTCACCCACATAAATTTCAAATTCAAGAATTTCAGTACTTTGTAGTTATTGACTTCGAGGCCACATGTGACAAGGAAAGGAATCCACATCCACAGGAGATCATTGAGTTCCCATCTGTCTTAGTCAACAGTGCAACTGGTCAACTAGAAGCTGTTTTTCAAACATATGTGCGGCCTGCATATCATCAACATCTTACTGATTTCTGCAAGGAACTCACTGGGATACAACAAATTCAG GTAGACAGAGGTGTTCCTCTAAGTGAAGCTCTACTCATGCATGATAAATGGCTAGAAAAGAAAGGAATCAAGCACAAAAACTTTGCTGTAGTGACATGGTCTAACTGGGATTGTCGTGTTATGTTAGAATCTGAATGCAAATTCAAAAGGATCAGGAAGCCTCCCTATTTTAACAG GTGGATCAACTTAAAGGTTCCGTTTCAGGAAATGTTTCATGGTGTTCGCTGCAATCTCAAGGAGGCTGTCCAGCTTGCCGGTTTGACATGGGAGGGCCGTGCACACTGCGGCCTCGATGATGCTCGTAATACTGCCCGCCTCCTCGTTCATCTCATGGATATGGGCTTTAAGTTCTCCATCACCAATTCCTTAATGTCACAGACTTCAGAGTTCCCCCTTAAATATGAGACGTCACGAAATATTTTGTTAGATCAAAACCAGCACACCCAAAAACCCAAAGAGCTGGTAGGTGCTCCTTTCCAGTTTCATCCCTTTGTGAGCTCTGGTGGAAAGGAGAGGCAAATGTTTTGCTACTGTGGGGTGTTGAGCAGCAAGTGTGTCGTCCGCAAGCCGGGACCAACCCAAGGCAGATGCTTCTTTGGGTGCGGGAATTGGACTGCTTCTAGGCGCGCTGTCTGTAACTACTTTGCATGGGCATCTCCCTGA
- the LOC135645204 gene encoding protein MIZU-KUSSEI 1-like → MTRPPPPPPPPGEAAVDSDGTETESSVHRFPVTLLQPSQRKHHQSKPTRFLRSFRSAFRSLPILAPPGCHLPAAAPHQGSRHRDGHVRGATRTTGTLFGHRKARITLAFQDNPRSVPHLLLELAVPTARFMQDMGSSGLIRVALECEKKAAAGAGKSRVLDEPMWSAFVNGRNVGYAARRDPTELDLGVMQLLHAVSMGAGVLPGDMTDPSDGELTYMRAFFDRVVGSKDSETFYMLNPDGNAGPELSIFFVRI, encoded by the coding sequence ATGACACGGCCACCACCACCCCCTCCCCCGCCGGGCGAGGCGGCGGTGGACTCCGACGGGACGGAGACGGAGTCCAGTGTGCACCGGTTCCCGGTCACCCTGCTGCAGCCATCGCAACGGAAGCACCACCAATCCAAACCCACCAGGTTCCTCCGCTCCTTCCGCTCCGCCTTCCGCTCCCTGCCCATCCTCGCCCCGCCCGGCTGCCACCTCCCAGCTGCCGCTCCCCACCAAGGCTCCCGCCACCGCGACGGCCACGTCCGCGGCGCCACCCGCACCACCGGCACCCTCTTCGGCCACCGCAAGGCCCGCATCACCCTCGCCTTCCAGGACAACCCCCGCAGCGTCCCCCACCTCCTCCTCGAGCTGGCCGTCCCCACCGCCAGGTTCATGCAGGACATGGGCTCCTCCGGCCTCATCCGCGTCGCCCTCGAGTGCGAGAAGAAGGCCGCCGCCGGCGCCGGCAAGAGCCGCGTGCTGGACGAGCCCATGTGGAGCGCCTTCGTCAACGGGCGCAACGTCGGCTACGCCGCCCGGCGGGACCCCACGGAACTGGACCTTGGCGTGATGCAGCTGCTGCACGCGGTGTCCATGGGCGCCGGCGTCCTGCCGGGGGACATGACCGACCCGTCCGATGGCGAGCTCACCTACATGCGCGCCTTCTTCGACCGGGTGGTCGGGTCCAAGGACTCGGAGACGTTCTACATGCTCAACCCCGACGGCAACGCCGGGCCGGAGCTCAGCATCTTCTTCGTTAGGATCTGA